The nucleotide sequence TTCCACGGCGTCTCCGTGCGCGATCACCTGACCGCCGCGCGGGACGTGGGCGCCACGACCCGGGTCGTCGACTCGATGCGGCTGGCGACGGACGTCGACGAACCGGCGGACCTGGTGGAGGTGTTGCTCCACGGCGACGGCGAGGCGGCGGCGTGGCTCCGGGCGGCGGGGTTCACGCTCGACGCGGGCGACGGACGGGTCGGGATCGACCGAACGGCCTGACGGCCGATCAGGACTGCTTCCAGTCGGGCTCCGAGCGGGGCGGCGAGAGGACGCCGATACCGACCGCGGGTTCGTCGCCCCGGTTTTCGGCGCCGTGGAGTTCGTCGCTGGTGAAGAGATACGAGTCGCCCGGGCGGAGCGTCACCTCCTCGTCCTCGGTGATCGCCGTGAGTGTCCCCCGAATCATGTAGCCGATCTGTTCGTTGTCGTGTCGATGCACGGGAAGCGTCGCGCCCGGTTCGACCCGCCAGTGTTTCATCGACGCGCGCTCCCCCGACGCGAGGTCCGCGAGGTACACGCCGTCGGCGACCTCGTCGCCGTCGGCCGTCTC is from Haloplanus salinarum and encodes:
- a CDS encoding cupin domain-containing protein, with translation MRRISDETADGDEVADGVYLADLASGERASMKHWRVEPGATLPVHRHDNEQIGYMIRGTLTAITEDEEVTLRPGDSYLFTSDELHGAENRGDEPAVGIGVLSPPRSEPDWKQS